The Fusibacter sp. A1 genome has a segment encoding these proteins:
- a CDS encoding nuclease-related domain-containing protein: MQLFSKMKEPVFLKESSDLEQQLIKLKELEPKLNEEGKAKLLQEMKMIEYGLLGEKNIAFELKNSHMPMFVLHDIYLESEDLTAQIDYLVFTRKLCFVIESKNMVGDIEINANGDFIRTTKFGHKKNREGIYSPITQNQRHLELMKKIRLDNADNIL, translated from the coding sequence ATGCAACTATTCAGCAAAATGAAGGAACCGGTATTTTTGAAAGAAAGCAGCGACCTAGAACAACAGTTAATAAAACTAAAAGAACTGGAGCCTAAGCTTAACGAAGAAGGTAAAGCAAAGCTACTTCAAGAAATGAAAATGATCGAGTATGGCTTGTTAGGTGAGAAGAACATAGCATTTGAACTGAAAAATAGCCATATGCCAATGTTTGTTTTACATGACATCTATTTAGAAAGTGAAGACCTAACAGCTCAAATTGATTACCTAGTATTCACTCGAAAGCTTTGTTTTGTAATTGAATCAAAAAATATGGTTGGAGATATTGAAATCAACGCTAACGGCGATTTCATCAGGACAACAAAATTCGGGCACAAGAAAAACCGAGAAGGAATTTACTCACCGATAACACAAAACCAAAGACATCTAGAGTTAATGAAGAAAATTAGACTCGATAATGCAGATAACATACTATAA
- a CDS encoding type I DNA topoisomerase → MNTTYVLVPQQSKSVFITELEKYAGVTIEKRFLDPSHHNIPKCPKCKVGLLVKRQSNRGNSFAGCSNYPSCDYTINDISVLTSAQICVACGGFLLKRKGKFGNFKGCSNYPVCKKTIKMN, encoded by the coding sequence ATGAATACCACCTATGTTTTAGTACCGCAACAAAGTAAATCAGTATTTATTACTGAATTGGAGAAATACGCCGGTGTTACTATAGAAAAGCGATTTCTTGATCCAAGCCACCACAATATACCGAAATGTCCAAAATGCAAAGTTGGACTACTTGTAAAAAGGCAGTCAAATAGAGGAAACAGTTTTGCAGGCTGTAGTAACTATCCAAGTTGTGATTATACAATAAATGATATATCAGTTTTAACGTCGGCGCAGATATGTGTAGCTTGTGGTGGATTCTTACTCAAAAGGAAAGGTAAGTTTGGAAATTTCAAAGGTTGTTCAAATTACCCAGTATGCAAGAAAACGATAAAAATGAACTGA
- a CDS encoding HRDC domain-containing protein: protein MIGRYFEHLYKPIVVLANPKTVLNAKFAKKATKNQVIRADQLVKYIKDQENQCKEPANSDAQLQAWAERFLTAHIDKEHDYTKKFSKYLIDQNIEITAVAKVDEPELSDILSTDMPKFEDESLIKDMKKFRLERSRSEKIKPYFIYNDKQLTELIEKMPVTFEALKSVNGFGDVKVNKYGDEIIEIIQKHLVRYRF, encoded by the coding sequence ATGATCGGTCGCTACTTTGAACATCTCTATAAGCCCATAGTAGTCCTAGCCAATCCCAAAACGGTACTAAATGCAAAGTTTGCAAAGAAAGCGACTAAAAACCAAGTAATCAGGGCCGATCAGCTAGTAAAGTATATAAAAGACCAAGAGAATCAGTGTAAAGAACCAGCTAATTCAGATGCACAGCTACAAGCATGGGCAGAACGATTTTTGACTGCACATATAGATAAAGAGCATGATTATACAAAAAAGTTCAGTAAATACCTAATAGATCAAAACATCGAAATTACTGCAGTAGCAAAAGTTGATGAACCAGAGTTAAGTGATATTTTATCTACTGATATGCCAAAGTTTGAAGATGAAAGCCTTATCAAAGACATGAAAAAATTCAGATTGGAAAGAAGTAGAAGCGAAAAAATAAAGCCGTATTTCATTTATAACGACAAGCAACTTACTGAGTTGATTGAAAAGATGCCTGTAACATTTGAGGCGTTAAAATCTGTAAATGGCTTTGGTGATGTAAAAGTGAATAAATATGGTGATGAGATTATTGAGATCATTCAAAAGCATCTGGTTAGGTATAGATTTTGA